One Setaria viridis chromosome 5, Setaria_viridis_v4.0, whole genome shotgun sequence genomic region harbors:
- the LOC117858111 gene encoding AMSH-like ubiquitin thioesterase 3 isoform X1 — MATGPPRRARGDVSIESLARPVAVDHRISIQYYFRIADNLLRQADVYREENNLLDLYIILLRYSSLLLETIPKHHDYNAFKAREKEFLKKGPHNSQKLRSVLNELESLKPVVQQQFSNRNCGGAEEPNGVNGTYAASSGMEQYIPSPYMPKVHKSLDGIFHRLHQSLAGGPTGLLQKSFSSSKHQTTSLQNVQPERQLIKPYSTLPYPKEETLSRHSILGPNGLHGQWAGPVTGIRIEYPRNPELTQTDISSLVPSILNQDSLHGPITVSQDKNDDMLSVLSLDDGRWSLPVEEPASVSPGLEAEFSQLNIRQPSPFPVLAQVHSERGPIPPSRVADPRPGLAISDTGCYQNLHVPVALMECFLRVAEANTTKNLETCGILAGSLKKRTFYVTTLIIPKQKSTSDSCQATNEEEIFEVQDKGSLLSLGWIHTHPTQTCFLSSIDLHNHYAYQIMLPEAIAIVMAPTDTTRKHGIFHLTDPCGLGVIHDCDATGFHPHEEPQDGTPIYEHCSHVYMNPNVKFEMVDLREV; from the exons ATGGCAACGGGACCTCCTCGCCGGGCTAGGGGAGACGTAAGTATCGAGTCCCTGGCGCGGCCGGTAGCTGTCGACCACCGCATCAGCATCCAGTACTACTTCCGCATCGCTGACAACCTCCTCCGCCAG GCTGATGTGTATCGGGAGGAGAATAACCTTCTGGACCTGTACATCATCCTCCTAAGATATTCGAG CTTGTTGCTTGAAACGATACCCAAGCATCACGATTACAATGCATTTAAGGCGAGAGAAAAGGAATTCCTGAAGAAAGGTCCCCACAACTCTCAG aAACTTCGTAGTGTTCTCAATGAGCTAGAATCCCTCAAGCCAGTTGTTCAGCAACAATTTTCCAACCGTAATTGCGGGGGTGCAGAGGAACCTAACGGTGTAAATGGAACCTATGCTGCAAGTAGTGGGATGGAGCAGTATATCCCAAGCCCATATATGCCAAAGGTACACAAGTCATTGGATGGCATTTTCCATCGTTTGCATCAG TCATTGGCTGGAGGCCCTACTGGACTACTGCAGAAATCGTTCTCTAGTTCAAAGCATCAAACAACATCATTGCAGAATGTTCAACCTGAGAGGCAACTAATCAAACC ATATTCCACTTTGCCTTATCCAAAAGAGGAAACACTATCAAGACACTCGATACTAGGACCAAATGGGCTTCATGGCCAATGGGCAGGCCCTGTTACTGGTATCAgg ATTGAGTATCCACGTAATCCTGAATTAACCCAAACTGATATCTCAAG TTTAGTGCCATCAATCTTAAACCAGGACAGCTTGCACGGTCCCATTACAGTATCGCAGGACAAAAATGATGATATGCTGTCTGTTCTCTCACTTGATGATGGCAGATGGTCTTTACCAGTAGAAGAACCAGCCTCAGTGTCTCCTGGTTTGGAAGCAGAGTTTTCCCAGCTGAATATTAGACAACCTTCTCCCTTTCCTGTCCTAGCTCAGGTGCATTCTGAACGTGGACCAATTCCTCCATCAAGAGTTGCTGATCCAAGACCAGGACTTGCTATCTCTGACACCGGATGCTATCAGAATTTGCATGTG CCAGTGGCATTAATGGAGTGCTTCCTAAGGGTTGCTGAGGCAAATACCACAAAAAATTTGGAAACCTGTGGGATTCTCGCTGGTTCCCTG AAAAAACGAACTTTTTATGTGACGACACTGATAATTCCTAAGCAGAAATCAACATCAGATTCA TGTCAGGCTAcaaatgaagaagaaatttttgaaGTTCAGGATAAGGGCTCACTTTTATCTCTTGGTTGGATTCAT ACCCATCCAACACAGACCTGCTTCCTATCTTCCATTGATCTTCATAATCATTATGCGTATCAG ATCATGCTACCTGAAGCAATTGCCATTGTTATGGCACCAACTGACACAACAAG AAAGCACGGCATATTTCATCTCACGGATCCATGTGGCTTGGGTGTAATCCATGATTGTGATGCTACTGGATTCCATCCTCATGAGGAGCCCCAAGATGGTACGCCAATCTACGAACATTGCTCCCATGTGTACATGAACCCGAATGTTAAGTTTGAGATGGTCGACCTCCGTGAAGTGTGA
- the LOC117858111 gene encoding AMSH-like ubiquitin thioesterase 3 isoform X2 yields MATGPPRRARGDVSIESLARPVAVDHRISIQYYFRIADNLLRQADVYREENNLLDLYIILLRYSSLLLETIPKHHDYNAFKAREKEFLKKGPHNSQKLRSVLNELESLKPVVQQQFSNRNCGGAEEPNGVNGTYAASSGMEQYIPSPYMPKSLAGGPTGLLQKSFSSSKHQTTSLQNVQPERQLIKPYSTLPYPKEETLSRHSILGPNGLHGQWAGPVTGIRIEYPRNPELTQTDISSLVPSILNQDSLHGPITVSQDKNDDMLSVLSLDDGRWSLPVEEPASVSPGLEAEFSQLNIRQPSPFPVLAQVHSERGPIPPSRVADPRPGLAISDTGCYQNLHVPVALMECFLRVAEANTTKNLETCGILAGSLKKRTFYVTTLIIPKQKSTSDSCQATNEEEIFEVQDKGSLLSLGWIHTHPTQTCFLSSIDLHNHYAYQIMLPEAIAIVMAPTDTTRKHGIFHLTDPCGLGVIHDCDATGFHPHEEPQDGTPIYEHCSHVYMNPNVKFEMVDLREV; encoded by the exons ATGGCAACGGGACCTCCTCGCCGGGCTAGGGGAGACGTAAGTATCGAGTCCCTGGCGCGGCCGGTAGCTGTCGACCACCGCATCAGCATCCAGTACTACTTCCGCATCGCTGACAACCTCCTCCGCCAG GCTGATGTGTATCGGGAGGAGAATAACCTTCTGGACCTGTACATCATCCTCCTAAGATATTCGAG CTTGTTGCTTGAAACGATACCCAAGCATCACGATTACAATGCATTTAAGGCGAGAGAAAAGGAATTCCTGAAGAAAGGTCCCCACAACTCTCAG aAACTTCGTAGTGTTCTCAATGAGCTAGAATCCCTCAAGCCAGTTGTTCAGCAACAATTTTCCAACCGTAATTGCGGGGGTGCAGAGGAACCTAACGGTGTAAATGGAACCTATGCTGCAAGTAGTGGGATGGAGCAGTATATCCCAAGCCCATATATGCCAAAG TCATTGGCTGGAGGCCCTACTGGACTACTGCAGAAATCGTTCTCTAGTTCAAAGCATCAAACAACATCATTGCAGAATGTTCAACCTGAGAGGCAACTAATCAAACC ATATTCCACTTTGCCTTATCCAAAAGAGGAAACACTATCAAGACACTCGATACTAGGACCAAATGGGCTTCATGGCCAATGGGCAGGCCCTGTTACTGGTATCAgg ATTGAGTATCCACGTAATCCTGAATTAACCCAAACTGATATCTCAAG TTTAGTGCCATCAATCTTAAACCAGGACAGCTTGCACGGTCCCATTACAGTATCGCAGGACAAAAATGATGATATGCTGTCTGTTCTCTCACTTGATGATGGCAGATGGTCTTTACCAGTAGAAGAACCAGCCTCAGTGTCTCCTGGTTTGGAAGCAGAGTTTTCCCAGCTGAATATTAGACAACCTTCTCCCTTTCCTGTCCTAGCTCAGGTGCATTCTGAACGTGGACCAATTCCTCCATCAAGAGTTGCTGATCCAAGACCAGGACTTGCTATCTCTGACACCGGATGCTATCAGAATTTGCATGTG CCAGTGGCATTAATGGAGTGCTTCCTAAGGGTTGCTGAGGCAAATACCACAAAAAATTTGGAAACCTGTGGGATTCTCGCTGGTTCCCTG AAAAAACGAACTTTTTATGTGACGACACTGATAATTCCTAAGCAGAAATCAACATCAGATTCA TGTCAGGCTAcaaatgaagaagaaatttttgaaGTTCAGGATAAGGGCTCACTTTTATCTCTTGGTTGGATTCAT ACCCATCCAACACAGACCTGCTTCCTATCTTCCATTGATCTTCATAATCATTATGCGTATCAG ATCATGCTACCTGAAGCAATTGCCATTGTTATGGCACCAACTGACACAACAAG AAAGCACGGCATATTTCATCTCACGGATCCATGTGGCTTGGGTGTAATCCATGATTGTGATGCTACTGGATTCCATCCTCATGAGGAGCCCCAAGATGGTACGCCAATCTACGAACATTGCTCCCATGTGTACATGAACCCGAATGTTAAGTTTGAGATGGTCGACCTCCGTGAAGTGTGA